Proteins encoded in a region of the Poecilia reticulata strain Guanapo linkage group LG14, Guppy_female_1.0+MT, whole genome shotgun sequence genome:
- the LOC103475657 gene encoding clathrin interactor 1-like isoform X4: MLNMWKVRELVDKATNVVMNYSEIESKVREATNDDPWGPSGQLMGEIAKATFMYEQFPEVMNMLWTRMLKDNKKNWRRVYKALLLLAYLIRNGSERVVTSAREHIYDLRSLENYHFIDENGKDQGINVRQKVKEMVEFIQDDDRLREERKKAKKNKDKYIGVSSDSMGSGGGSFKNSNELDRNKWDEDWDKSRGAFPFSEKLGEISDKIGSTIDDTLNKFRKKERDDSPDRISDNEEERGSKNGRQETIEFKDEEETVTTKSIQITQATETTTTTTRKRSGAASSKTLDLGAAAHYTGDKSPEEKTSSGGLADLLVIDPSNNESTAAGTSDLIGGFADFSSPAASASLPTSTAAASSNGNGEFGDWSSFSGNPPAPSSSGPSQPVTDLFGSGPSPPPPPASNPSSVPPSAELFDLMSGVNHQPTNPHTTLSASQSMTFSLGGVTPGGSVAMPTMPHSRSQQNLVGMVSQQPMGSQQKAGIGSQGSLGSTWSDPSVNISLDFLSAGLNHTKTPPTLNNIIQQQGVPPVSLLAQSFGGLTLSSPPHVAPIRPPANPIMASGAMAMGMPAPLGVGMPPSMATGLQSGIPVNPGMMGMNMSMNMGMAAPVMMGGMAGMGVPGVGMGLSHSISPAVVPPKQDAFANFGSFGK, from the exons ATGCTGAACATGTGGAAAGTCAGGGAGCTGGTGGACAAAGC CACTAATGTGGTGATGAACTACTCAGAGATAGAGTCTAAGGTTAGAGAAGCTACCAATGATGACCCCTGGGGGCCCTCTGGACAGCTAATGGGAGAGATAGCCAA aGCTACGTTTATGTATGAGCAGTTCCCAGAGGTGATGAACATGCTGTGGACCAGGATGCTGAAGGATAATAAGAAGAACTGGAGAAGAGTGTACAAG GCCTTACTCTTGCTTGCCTACCTGATCAGGAACGGCTCTGAGAGGGTCGTCACCAGCGCCAGAGAACACATCTATGACCTGCGATCTCTAGAAAACTATCACTTTATCG ATGAGAATGGGAAGGACCAAGGAATAAACGTACGTCAGAAGGTGAAGGAGATGGTGGAGTTCATCCAGGATGATGACAGACTGAGAGAGGAGCgaaagaaagcaaagaagaaCAAGGATAAATATATTGGAGTCTCCTCTGACAGTATGGGCAGTGGAGGTGGCAGCTTTAAGAACT cGAACGAATTGGATCGGAATAAGTGGGATGAGGACTGGGACAAGAGCAGAGGAGCTTTCCCTTTCAGCGAGAAGCTCGGAGAGATCAGTGACAAGATAGGCAGCACCATCGACGACACACTCAACAAGTTCAGAAAGAAGGAGCGAGACGACTCGCCTGACCGGATCAG TGACAACGAGGAGGAGAGAGGATCAAAAAACGGGAGGCAGGAGACGATCGAATTTAAAGACGAGGAGGAAACGGTCACGACGAAGAGCATCCAGATCACACAAGCGACAGAAACCACGACCACCACCACGAGGAAACGCAGCGGGGCGGCGAGCAGCAAGACGCTGGACCTGGGGGCTGCAGCGCACTACACCGGAGACAAGAGCCCAGAGGAAAAG ACTTCCAGCGGTGGACTGGCTGACCTACTGGTGATTGACCCTTCAAACAACGAGAGCACAGCGGcgg GGACTTCAGACCTCATAGGGGGCTTTGCTGACTTCTCCTCACCTGCAGCCTCTGCCAGCCTCCCCACCTCCACTG CTGCTGCCTCTTCCAATGGAAACGGAGAATTTGGGGACTGGAGCTCCTTTTCAGGAAATCCTCCCGCTCCATCTAGCTCCGGTCCTTCGCAGCCGGTTACCGACCTGTTTGGCAGCGGACCGTCACCGCCACCACCGCCGGCTTCAAACCCGTCCTCTGTCCCCCCATCTGCTGAACTGTTTGACCTGATGAGCGGAGTCAACCATCAGCCAACCAATCCGCACACGACGCTCAGCGCTTCCCAGAGCATGACCTTCTCTCTTGGCGGGGTGACACCGGGAGGATCCGTTGCCATGCCTACGATGCCACACTCCCGCTCTCAACAG AATTTGGTGGGCATGGTGTCCCAGCAGCCAATGGGATCGCAGCAAAAGGCTGGAATTGGAAGTCAGGGGTCGTTAGGGTCAACTTGGTCCGACCCGTCTGTCAATATCAGCCTGGACTTCCTGTCAGCTGGACTCAACCACACAAAGACACCACCAACTCTGAACAATATAATCCAGCAACAAG GAGTGCCTCCAGTCAGCCTGTTGGCTCAGAGTTTTGGAGGACTAACCCTCAGCTCACCACCTCATGTGGCTCCCATCAGGCCGCCAGCCAACCCCATCATGGCCAGCGGCGCCATGGCGATGGGCATGCCTGCTCCCCTGGGCGTGGGCATGCCACCTTCCATGGCCACCGGCCTGCAGAGCGGGATTCCTGTGAACCCAGGGATGATGGGAATGAACATGAGCATGAATATGGGCATGGCCGCCCCGGTGATGATGGGTGGCATGGCAGGTATGGGGGTGCCAGGAGTGGGAATGGGCCTGAGCCACTCCATCAGCCCCGCCGTGGTCCCACCCAAACAAGATGCCTTCGCTAACTTTGGCAGCTTTGGGAAATGA
- the LOC103475659 gene encoding transcription factor SOX-2-like, whose protein sequence is MLQMGELLTSPSGCPSDPSVSPGGGGQNTSFVIPPSEIDFKPNQFIQENGRVKRPMNAFLVWARVHREAMQKAFPGRTSNDISVQLGNEWYKLSEEQKRPYFEEADKLKKMHRLHFPDYEYRPRKRKDRKQAFEGKYDQTSGQQQDSNIHCIGSQSMPSGQPRFPDPILFGPSPVPQPVSCSPYLPFNPHHQATMYHMGQSQSLRPGFTRSWMEDKNFDQSYWHDGALRPFVFDGYSVQSYYSAGFI, encoded by the exons ATGTTGCAAATGGGAGAACTCCTGACCTCACCTTCAGGATGCCCTTCTGATCCATCTGTCAGTCCAGGAGGAGGCGGACAAAACACCAGTTTTGTCATTCCACCATCAGAGATAG ATTTCAAACCTAACCAGTTTATCCAAGAGAACGGACGGGTCAAACGGCCAATGAACGCTTTTCTAGTGTGGGCTCGCGTCCACAGAGAGGCCATGCAAAAAGCCTTTCCAGGAAGAACCAGCAATGACATCAGTGTTCAGCTTGGAAATGAGTGGTATAAGCTCAGTGAGGAACAGAAGAGGCCCTACTTTGAAGAAGCTGACAAGCTGAAGAAGATGCACAGACTGCACTTCCCtg ATTACGAGTATCGCCCCCGgaagagaaaagacagaaagcaAGCTTTTGAAGGGAAATATGACCAAACATCAGGACAACAGCAGGACTCAAATATTCACTGTATTGGCTCACAAAGTATGCCTTCAGGTCAGCCCAGGTTCCCGGACCCTATTCTATTTGGTCCATCTCCTGTGCCTCAACCAGTCTCCTGCAGTCCCTATTTGCCCTTTAACCCCCATCATCAAGCAACCATGTACCATATGGGCCAGAGCCAGAGTTTAAG GCCCGGATTTACCAGAAGCTGGATGGAGGATAAAAACTTCGACCAAAGTTACTGGCACGATGGAGCTTTGAGGCCATTTGTCTTTGATGGTTATTCAGTGCAGAGTTATtattcagctggttttatctAA
- the LOC103475657 gene encoding clathrin interactor 1-like isoform X1, protein MLNMWKVRELVDKATNVVMNYSEIESKVREATNDDPWGPSGQLMGEIAKATFMYEQFPEVMNMLWTRMLKDNKKNWRRVYKALLLLAYLIRNGSERVVTSAREHIYDLRSLENYHFIDENGKDQGINVRQKVKEMVEFIQDDDRLREERKKAKKNKDKYIGVSSDSMGSGGGSFKNSNELDRNKWDEDWDKSRGAFPFSEKLGEISDKIGSTIDDTLNKFRKKERDDSPDRISDNEEERGSKNGRQETIEFKDEEETVTTKSIQITQATETTTTTTRKRSGAASSKTLDLGAAAHYTGDKSPEEKLSAKQTSSGGLADLLVIDPSNNESTAAAGTSDLIGGFADFSSPAASASLPTSTAAASSNGNGEFGDWSSFSGNPPAPSSSGPSQPVTDLFGSGPSPPPPPASNPSSVPPSAELFDLMSGVNHQPTNPHTTLSASQSMTFSLGGVTPGGSVAMPTMPHSRSQQNLVGMVSQQPMGSQQKAGIGSQGSLGSTWSDPSVNISLDFLSAGLNHTKTPPTLNNIIQQQGVPPVSLLAQSFGGLTLSSPPHVAPIRPPANPIMASGAMAMGMPAPLGVGMPPSMATGLQSGIPVNPGMMGMNMSMNMGMAAPVMMGGMAGMGVPGVGMGLSHSISPAVVPPKQDAFANFGSFGK, encoded by the exons ATGCTGAACATGTGGAAAGTCAGGGAGCTGGTGGACAAAGC CACTAATGTGGTGATGAACTACTCAGAGATAGAGTCTAAGGTTAGAGAAGCTACCAATGATGACCCCTGGGGGCCCTCTGGACAGCTAATGGGAGAGATAGCCAA aGCTACGTTTATGTATGAGCAGTTCCCAGAGGTGATGAACATGCTGTGGACCAGGATGCTGAAGGATAATAAGAAGAACTGGAGAAGAGTGTACAAG GCCTTACTCTTGCTTGCCTACCTGATCAGGAACGGCTCTGAGAGGGTCGTCACCAGCGCCAGAGAACACATCTATGACCTGCGATCTCTAGAAAACTATCACTTTATCG ATGAGAATGGGAAGGACCAAGGAATAAACGTACGTCAGAAGGTGAAGGAGATGGTGGAGTTCATCCAGGATGATGACAGACTGAGAGAGGAGCgaaagaaagcaaagaagaaCAAGGATAAATATATTGGAGTCTCCTCTGACAGTATGGGCAGTGGAGGTGGCAGCTTTAAGAACT cGAACGAATTGGATCGGAATAAGTGGGATGAGGACTGGGACAAGAGCAGAGGAGCTTTCCCTTTCAGCGAGAAGCTCGGAGAGATCAGTGACAAGATAGGCAGCACCATCGACGACACACTCAACAAGTTCAGAAAGAAGGAGCGAGACGACTCGCCTGACCGGATCAG TGACAACGAGGAGGAGAGAGGATCAAAAAACGGGAGGCAGGAGACGATCGAATTTAAAGACGAGGAGGAAACGGTCACGACGAAGAGCATCCAGATCACACAAGCGACAGAAACCACGACCACCACCACGAGGAAACGCAGCGGGGCGGCGAGCAGCAAGACGCTGGACCTGGGGGCTGCAGCGCACTACACCGGAGACAAGAGCCCAGAGGAAAAG TTGTCGGCAAAGCAGACTTCCAGCGGTGGACTGGCTGACCTACTGGTGATTGACCCTTCAAACAACGAGAGCACAGCGGcgg CAGGGACTTCAGACCTCATAGGGGGCTTTGCTGACTTCTCCTCACCTGCAGCCTCTGCCAGCCTCCCCACCTCCACTG CTGCTGCCTCTTCCAATGGAAACGGAGAATTTGGGGACTGGAGCTCCTTTTCAGGAAATCCTCCCGCTCCATCTAGCTCCGGTCCTTCGCAGCCGGTTACCGACCTGTTTGGCAGCGGACCGTCACCGCCACCACCGCCGGCTTCAAACCCGTCCTCTGTCCCCCCATCTGCTGAACTGTTTGACCTGATGAGCGGAGTCAACCATCAGCCAACCAATCCGCACACGACGCTCAGCGCTTCCCAGAGCATGACCTTCTCTCTTGGCGGGGTGACACCGGGAGGATCCGTTGCCATGCCTACGATGCCACACTCCCGCTCTCAACAG AATTTGGTGGGCATGGTGTCCCAGCAGCCAATGGGATCGCAGCAAAAGGCTGGAATTGGAAGTCAGGGGTCGTTAGGGTCAACTTGGTCCGACCCGTCTGTCAATATCAGCCTGGACTTCCTGTCAGCTGGACTCAACCACACAAAGACACCACCAACTCTGAACAATATAATCCAGCAACAAG GAGTGCCTCCAGTCAGCCTGTTGGCTCAGAGTTTTGGAGGACTAACCCTCAGCTCACCACCTCATGTGGCTCCCATCAGGCCGCCAGCCAACCCCATCATGGCCAGCGGCGCCATGGCGATGGGCATGCCTGCTCCCCTGGGCGTGGGCATGCCACCTTCCATGGCCACCGGCCTGCAGAGCGGGATTCCTGTGAACCCAGGGATGATGGGAATGAACATGAGCATGAATATGGGCATGGCCGCCCCGGTGATGATGGGTGGCATGGCAGGTATGGGGGTGCCAGGAGTGGGAATGGGCCTGAGCCACTCCATCAGCCCCGCCGTGGTCCCACCCAAACAAGATGCCTTCGCTAACTTTGGCAGCTTTGGGAAATGA
- the LOC103475657 gene encoding clathrin interactor 1-like isoform X2 has translation MLNMWKVRELVDKATNVVMNYSEIESKVREATNDDPWGPSGQLMGEIAKATFMYEQFPEVMNMLWTRMLKDNKKNWRRVYKALLLLAYLIRNGSERVVTSAREHIYDLRSLENYHFIDENGKDQGINVRQKVKEMVEFIQDDDRLREERKKAKKNKDKYIGVSSDSMGSGGGSFKNSNELDRNKWDEDWDKSRGAFPFSEKLGEISDKIGSTIDDTLNKFRKKERDDSPDRISDNEEERGSKNGRQETIEFKDEEETVTTKSIQITQATETTTTTTRKRSGAASSKTLDLGAAAHYTGDKSPEEKLSAKQTSSGGLADLLVIDPSNNESTAAGTSDLIGGFADFSSPAASASLPTSTAAASSNGNGEFGDWSSFSGNPPAPSSSGPSQPVTDLFGSGPSPPPPPASNPSSVPPSAELFDLMSGVNHQPTNPHTTLSASQSMTFSLGGVTPGGSVAMPTMPHSRSQQNLVGMVSQQPMGSQQKAGIGSQGSLGSTWSDPSVNISLDFLSAGLNHTKTPPTLNNIIQQQGVPPVSLLAQSFGGLTLSSPPHVAPIRPPANPIMASGAMAMGMPAPLGVGMPPSMATGLQSGIPVNPGMMGMNMSMNMGMAAPVMMGGMAGMGVPGVGMGLSHSISPAVVPPKQDAFANFGSFGK, from the exons ATGCTGAACATGTGGAAAGTCAGGGAGCTGGTGGACAAAGC CACTAATGTGGTGATGAACTACTCAGAGATAGAGTCTAAGGTTAGAGAAGCTACCAATGATGACCCCTGGGGGCCCTCTGGACAGCTAATGGGAGAGATAGCCAA aGCTACGTTTATGTATGAGCAGTTCCCAGAGGTGATGAACATGCTGTGGACCAGGATGCTGAAGGATAATAAGAAGAACTGGAGAAGAGTGTACAAG GCCTTACTCTTGCTTGCCTACCTGATCAGGAACGGCTCTGAGAGGGTCGTCACCAGCGCCAGAGAACACATCTATGACCTGCGATCTCTAGAAAACTATCACTTTATCG ATGAGAATGGGAAGGACCAAGGAATAAACGTACGTCAGAAGGTGAAGGAGATGGTGGAGTTCATCCAGGATGATGACAGACTGAGAGAGGAGCgaaagaaagcaaagaagaaCAAGGATAAATATATTGGAGTCTCCTCTGACAGTATGGGCAGTGGAGGTGGCAGCTTTAAGAACT cGAACGAATTGGATCGGAATAAGTGGGATGAGGACTGGGACAAGAGCAGAGGAGCTTTCCCTTTCAGCGAGAAGCTCGGAGAGATCAGTGACAAGATAGGCAGCACCATCGACGACACACTCAACAAGTTCAGAAAGAAGGAGCGAGACGACTCGCCTGACCGGATCAG TGACAACGAGGAGGAGAGAGGATCAAAAAACGGGAGGCAGGAGACGATCGAATTTAAAGACGAGGAGGAAACGGTCACGACGAAGAGCATCCAGATCACACAAGCGACAGAAACCACGACCACCACCACGAGGAAACGCAGCGGGGCGGCGAGCAGCAAGACGCTGGACCTGGGGGCTGCAGCGCACTACACCGGAGACAAGAGCCCAGAGGAAAAG TTGTCGGCAAAGCAGACTTCCAGCGGTGGACTGGCTGACCTACTGGTGATTGACCCTTCAAACAACGAGAGCACAGCGGcgg GGACTTCAGACCTCATAGGGGGCTTTGCTGACTTCTCCTCACCTGCAGCCTCTGCCAGCCTCCCCACCTCCACTG CTGCTGCCTCTTCCAATGGAAACGGAGAATTTGGGGACTGGAGCTCCTTTTCAGGAAATCCTCCCGCTCCATCTAGCTCCGGTCCTTCGCAGCCGGTTACCGACCTGTTTGGCAGCGGACCGTCACCGCCACCACCGCCGGCTTCAAACCCGTCCTCTGTCCCCCCATCTGCTGAACTGTTTGACCTGATGAGCGGAGTCAACCATCAGCCAACCAATCCGCACACGACGCTCAGCGCTTCCCAGAGCATGACCTTCTCTCTTGGCGGGGTGACACCGGGAGGATCCGTTGCCATGCCTACGATGCCACACTCCCGCTCTCAACAG AATTTGGTGGGCATGGTGTCCCAGCAGCCAATGGGATCGCAGCAAAAGGCTGGAATTGGAAGTCAGGGGTCGTTAGGGTCAACTTGGTCCGACCCGTCTGTCAATATCAGCCTGGACTTCCTGTCAGCTGGACTCAACCACACAAAGACACCACCAACTCTGAACAATATAATCCAGCAACAAG GAGTGCCTCCAGTCAGCCTGTTGGCTCAGAGTTTTGGAGGACTAACCCTCAGCTCACCACCTCATGTGGCTCCCATCAGGCCGCCAGCCAACCCCATCATGGCCAGCGGCGCCATGGCGATGGGCATGCCTGCTCCCCTGGGCGTGGGCATGCCACCTTCCATGGCCACCGGCCTGCAGAGCGGGATTCCTGTGAACCCAGGGATGATGGGAATGAACATGAGCATGAATATGGGCATGGCCGCCCCGGTGATGATGGGTGGCATGGCAGGTATGGGGGTGCCAGGAGTGGGAATGGGCCTGAGCCACTCCATCAGCCCCGCCGTGGTCCCACCCAAACAAGATGCCTTCGCTAACTTTGGCAGCTTTGGGAAATGA
- the LOC103475657 gene encoding clathrin interactor 1-like isoform X3: MLNMWKVRELVDKATNVVMNYSEIESKVREATNDDPWGPSGQLMGEIAKATFMYEQFPEVMNMLWTRMLKDNKKNWRRVYKALLLLAYLIRNGSERVVTSAREHIYDLRSLENYHFIDENGKDQGINVRQKVKEMVEFIQDDDRLREERKKAKKNKDKYIGVSSDSMGSGGGSFKNSNELDRNKWDEDWDKSRGAFPFSEKLGEISDKIGSTIDDTLNKFRKKERDDSPDRISDNEEERGSKNGRQETIEFKDEEETVTTKSIQITQATETTTTTTRKRSGAASSKTLDLGAAAHYTGDKSPEEKTSSGGLADLLVIDPSNNESTAAAGTSDLIGGFADFSSPAASASLPTSTAAASSNGNGEFGDWSSFSGNPPAPSSSGPSQPVTDLFGSGPSPPPPPASNPSSVPPSAELFDLMSGVNHQPTNPHTTLSASQSMTFSLGGVTPGGSVAMPTMPHSRSQQNLVGMVSQQPMGSQQKAGIGSQGSLGSTWSDPSVNISLDFLSAGLNHTKTPPTLNNIIQQQGVPPVSLLAQSFGGLTLSSPPHVAPIRPPANPIMASGAMAMGMPAPLGVGMPPSMATGLQSGIPVNPGMMGMNMSMNMGMAAPVMMGGMAGMGVPGVGMGLSHSISPAVVPPKQDAFANFGSFGK; this comes from the exons ATGCTGAACATGTGGAAAGTCAGGGAGCTGGTGGACAAAGC CACTAATGTGGTGATGAACTACTCAGAGATAGAGTCTAAGGTTAGAGAAGCTACCAATGATGACCCCTGGGGGCCCTCTGGACAGCTAATGGGAGAGATAGCCAA aGCTACGTTTATGTATGAGCAGTTCCCAGAGGTGATGAACATGCTGTGGACCAGGATGCTGAAGGATAATAAGAAGAACTGGAGAAGAGTGTACAAG GCCTTACTCTTGCTTGCCTACCTGATCAGGAACGGCTCTGAGAGGGTCGTCACCAGCGCCAGAGAACACATCTATGACCTGCGATCTCTAGAAAACTATCACTTTATCG ATGAGAATGGGAAGGACCAAGGAATAAACGTACGTCAGAAGGTGAAGGAGATGGTGGAGTTCATCCAGGATGATGACAGACTGAGAGAGGAGCgaaagaaagcaaagaagaaCAAGGATAAATATATTGGAGTCTCCTCTGACAGTATGGGCAGTGGAGGTGGCAGCTTTAAGAACT cGAACGAATTGGATCGGAATAAGTGGGATGAGGACTGGGACAAGAGCAGAGGAGCTTTCCCTTTCAGCGAGAAGCTCGGAGAGATCAGTGACAAGATAGGCAGCACCATCGACGACACACTCAACAAGTTCAGAAAGAAGGAGCGAGACGACTCGCCTGACCGGATCAG TGACAACGAGGAGGAGAGAGGATCAAAAAACGGGAGGCAGGAGACGATCGAATTTAAAGACGAGGAGGAAACGGTCACGACGAAGAGCATCCAGATCACACAAGCGACAGAAACCACGACCACCACCACGAGGAAACGCAGCGGGGCGGCGAGCAGCAAGACGCTGGACCTGGGGGCTGCAGCGCACTACACCGGAGACAAGAGCCCAGAGGAAAAG ACTTCCAGCGGTGGACTGGCTGACCTACTGGTGATTGACCCTTCAAACAACGAGAGCACAGCGGcgg CAGGGACTTCAGACCTCATAGGGGGCTTTGCTGACTTCTCCTCACCTGCAGCCTCTGCCAGCCTCCCCACCTCCACTG CTGCTGCCTCTTCCAATGGAAACGGAGAATTTGGGGACTGGAGCTCCTTTTCAGGAAATCCTCCCGCTCCATCTAGCTCCGGTCCTTCGCAGCCGGTTACCGACCTGTTTGGCAGCGGACCGTCACCGCCACCACCGCCGGCTTCAAACCCGTCCTCTGTCCCCCCATCTGCTGAACTGTTTGACCTGATGAGCGGAGTCAACCATCAGCCAACCAATCCGCACACGACGCTCAGCGCTTCCCAGAGCATGACCTTCTCTCTTGGCGGGGTGACACCGGGAGGATCCGTTGCCATGCCTACGATGCCACACTCCCGCTCTCAACAG AATTTGGTGGGCATGGTGTCCCAGCAGCCAATGGGATCGCAGCAAAAGGCTGGAATTGGAAGTCAGGGGTCGTTAGGGTCAACTTGGTCCGACCCGTCTGTCAATATCAGCCTGGACTTCCTGTCAGCTGGACTCAACCACACAAAGACACCACCAACTCTGAACAATATAATCCAGCAACAAG GAGTGCCTCCAGTCAGCCTGTTGGCTCAGAGTTTTGGAGGACTAACCCTCAGCTCACCACCTCATGTGGCTCCCATCAGGCCGCCAGCCAACCCCATCATGGCCAGCGGCGCCATGGCGATGGGCATGCCTGCTCCCCTGGGCGTGGGCATGCCACCTTCCATGGCCACCGGCCTGCAGAGCGGGATTCCTGTGAACCCAGGGATGATGGGAATGAACATGAGCATGAATATGGGCATGGCCGCCCCGGTGATGATGGGTGGCATGGCAGGTATGGGGGTGCCAGGAGTGGGAATGGGCCTGAGCCACTCCATCAGCCCCGCCGTGGTCCCACCCAAACAAGATGCCTTCGCTAACTTTGGCAGCTTTGGGAAATGA